A window of Ruminococcus champanellensis 18P13 = JCM 17042 contains these coding sequences:
- the recR gene encoding recombination mediator RecR gives MADHNALPLVILAEQFAKLPGIGMKTAQRLAYYVMSMSESDVQAFADAILQAKHRVHNCAICQNLTEQEVCPICGDDRRDHSIICVVESPKDVTAFERTGEYNGTYHVLHGLISPLDGVSPDDLEIRSLLARLQSEPVTEVIMATNPTVEGEATAMYIARLLKPMGVKVSRLAFGLPIGGILEYADEVTLYKALENRNEI, from the coding sequence ATGGCTGACCACAATGCACTGCCCCTGGTGATCCTGGCGGAGCAGTTTGCAAAGCTGCCGGGGATCGGCATGAAAACTGCCCAGCGGCTTGCCTACTATGTAATGTCCATGTCCGAGTCGGATGTACAGGCCTTTGCGGACGCCATTTTACAGGCGAAGCATAGGGTACACAACTGTGCGATCTGTCAGAATCTGACGGAGCAGGAGGTCTGCCCCATTTGCGGAGATGACCGACGGGATCACAGCATCATCTGCGTGGTGGAAAGCCCCAAGGATGTGACCGCCTTTGAGCGGACGGGGGAGTACAATGGTACCTACCATGTGCTTCACGGGCTGATTTCCCCCCTGGACGGGGTATCCCCGGACGATCTGGAGATCAGGAGCCTGTTGGCACGGCTTCAGTCCGAGCCTGTGACCGAGGTCATCATGGCAACCAATCCCACAGTGGAGGGGGAGGCTACCGCCATGTACATCGCCCGGCTGCTGAAGCCTATGGGGGTGAAGGTATCCCGTCTGGCGTTCGGTCTGCCCATCGGGGGTATTCTGGAGTATGCGGACGAGGTGACTCTGTACAAGGCTCTGGAAAACCGGAACGAAATATAA
- a CDS encoding YbaB/EbfC family nucleoid-associated protein: MRARIPKQGGAQDMNAMIRQAQKMQDKITELQEDIEARDFTASVGGGAVEVVVTGKKNIKSLTIKPEVVDPEDIEMLQDLVISAVNEAIANVEKVTEEEMTKVTGGVSLPGLF, encoded by the coding sequence ATGAGAGCAAGAATACCGAAGCAGGGCGGCGCCCAGGATATGAACGCAATGATCCGTCAGGCACAGAAGATGCAGGACAAGATCACCGAATTGCAGGAGGACATTGAAGCACGGGACTTTACCGCATCCGTCGGAGGCGGCGCAGTTGAAGTGGTTGTGACCGGCAAGAAGAACATCAAGTCCCTGACCATCAAGCCGGAGGTTGTGGATCCGGAGGACATTGAAATGCTTCAGGATCTGGTCATCAGCGCAGTCAACGAAGCCATTGCCAACGTGGAGAAGGTCACCGAGGAGGAAATGACCAAGGTAACCGGCGGCGTTTCCCTGCCCGGTCTGTTTTAA
- the dnaX gene encoding DNA polymerase III subunit gamma/tau, with protein sequence MTGKGDGTDMYQALYRKWRPRTFDDVISQPHITTTLKNQIQSGKTAHAYLFTGSRGTGKTTCARIFAKAINCLHATDGNPCQQCEICRDAEAFSLSDIIEIDAASNNGVDDIRELRDGAVYTPERCKYKVYIIDEVHMLSQSAFNALLKIMEEPPAFVKFILATTEIHKVPATIVSRCQRFDFRRILPEDITARLLYIAGEEQLTLDEQAARLIARLSDGGMRDALSLLDQCAAYDSNITLDTVSAAAGIAGRDALFDLLDAMTQSDPAKAVRILDELYAKSKDMLRLCEELIAQLRNVMLLHVTNGDTSLLACMPEEITRLEGIRSAMPLQQVIDRLSVLQACNERLGRAINKRVELELCLIRLCSPQISQKSPQTLDNSQIYDKIKQLEATIAALRQGGYQPIRPQEKPVAAPADRVHPEEPKVDMSKLRQEDFKPLANWAEVLAAFNKVNPAVSGTLANSKAFVNGNLLLIFAENALFMQLFRQREHAVSLGDCIQQVLGKRYAIRAKCSVKKQEISPAEALIQKANSSQIETAVE encoded by the coding sequence ATGACCGGGAAAGGAGATGGAACGGATATGTATCAGGCGCTGTACCGGAAGTGGCGGCCCCGGACCTTTGACGATGTGATCTCACAGCCCCACATTACCACCACTCTGAAAAATCAGATCCAGAGCGGCAAGACCGCCCATGCCTATCTGTTTACCGGATCCCGGGGCACGGGAAAAACCACCTGCGCCCGGATTTTTGCAAAGGCCATCAACTGTCTGCATGCCACCGACGGGAACCCCTGTCAGCAGTGCGAGATCTGCCGGGATGCCGAGGCGTTTTCCCTGTCGGATATCATTGAGATCGACGCAGCCTCCAACAACGGGGTGGACGATATCCGGGAACTGCGGGACGGGGCGGTGTACACCCCGGAGCGATGCAAATATAAGGTATATATCATTGACGAGGTACACATGCTGTCCCAGAGCGCATTCAATGCGCTGCTGAAGATCATGGAGGAGCCACCGGCGTTTGTAAAATTCATCCTTGCCACCACGGAGATCCACAAGGTGCCTGCCACCATTGTATCCCGGTGCCAGCGGTTTGACTTCCGCCGGATTTTGCCGGAGGATATCACCGCCCGGCTGCTGTACATTGCAGGGGAGGAGCAACTGACTCTGGATGAGCAGGCGGCACGGCTCATTGCCCGGCTGTCCGACGGGGGCATGCGGGACGCTCTGTCCCTGTTGGATCAGTGCGCCGCATACGACAGCAATATCACCCTGGATACGGTTTCAGCGGCGGCAGGCATCGCCGGACGGGACGCTCTGTTTGACCTGCTGGATGCCATGACCCAGTCGGATCCGGCAAAGGCAGTCCGGATCCTGGACGAGCTGTATGCCAAGTCCAAGGACATGCTGCGGCTGTGCGAGGAGCTGATCGCCCAGTTGCGGAATGTGATGCTGCTGCATGTGACCAACGGGGACACCTCCTTGCTGGCATGCATGCCGGAGGAGATCACCCGGCTGGAGGGGATCCGTTCCGCCATGCCTTTGCAGCAGGTCATCGACCGGTTGTCGGTGTTGCAGGCATGCAACGAGCGGCTTGGCAGAGCCATCAACAAGCGGGTGGAGCTGGAGCTTTGTCTGATCCGGCTGTGCAGTCCGCAGATTTCACAAAAATCCCCCCAAACCCTTGACAATTCTCAGATTTATGATAAAATAAAACAGTTGGAAGCCACCATTGCCGCACTGCGGCAGGGGGGATATCAGCCCATCCGACCCCAGGAAAAGCCTGTGGCTGCACCGGCGGATCGTGTCCATCCGGAGGAGCCGAAGGTGGATATGTCCAAGCTCCGGCAGGAGGATTTCAAGCCCCTTGCCAATTGGGCGGAGGTGCTTGCCGCATTCAACAAGGTGAATCCTGCCGTGTCCGGCACGCTGGCAAATTCCAAGGCATTCGTCAATGGCAATCTGCTGTTGATCTTTGCGGAAAATGCCCTGTTTATGCAGCTGTTCCGACAACGGGAGCATGCGGTTTCCCTTGGGGACTGCATTCAGCAGGTGCTGGGCAAGCGATATGCCATCCGGGCAAAATGCAGCGTCAAAAAGCAGGAGATCTCTCCGGCGGAGGCATTGATTCAAAAGGCAAACAGCAGCCAGATCGAAACGGCTGTTGAATAA
- a CDS encoding tetratricopeptide repeat protein produces the protein MGDKLRQLAGLLRRAAEKALIPALLTCLVAVPTVGSSMEIDWGSFQVLLIVCLALYLQWIISLLLVYWQQRGFRIERTDAEIIGNAFGGMGKKSRMFCRALADVCDNNLEEGLDGFLAVLEMQGLTDKERQLCHFYIGRCYQMTGCSANAVQSYQRARELGMDNPYLLLFQARSMTDSGAYEAARTVYDRLLELELPEFSCIRTDVGMLYLRQHDGAKALQWFEDSIAKGENVAFAYGGCALACLLLRQPEQSQQYYEQAVTNRMADLEGFREYYAELQDAVEHPLAG, from the coding sequence ATGGGGGACAAACTTCGTCAGCTGGCAGGACTGCTCCGGCGAGCCGCCGAAAAGGCGCTGATACCTGCGCTGCTGACCTGCCTGGTAGCTGTCCCGACAGTGGGCAGCTCCATGGAAATAGACTGGGGTTCGTTTCAGGTTCTGCTGATCGTCTGTCTGGCACTGTATCTGCAATGGATCATCTCCTTGCTGCTGGTGTATTGGCAGCAACGGGGCTTTCGCATTGAACGGACGGATGCGGAGATCATCGGTAATGCCTTCGGGGGCATGGGAAAAAAGAGCCGCATGTTCTGCAGGGCACTGGCGGATGTATGCGACAACAACCTGGAGGAAGGACTGGATGGTTTTCTTGCGGTGTTGGAAATGCAGGGACTCACGGACAAGGAGCGGCAGCTTTGCCATTTCTACATCGGTCGTTGCTATCAGATGACCGGATGCAGCGCCAATGCGGTGCAAAGCTATCAGCGTGCCCGGGAGCTTGGCATGGATAACCCGTATCTGCTGCTGTTCCAGGCTCGGAGCATGACGGACAGCGGTGCTTATGAGGCCGCACGAACAGTGTATGACCGGCTGTTGGAACTGGAACTACCGGAGTTTTCCTGCATCCGCACGGATGTGGGCATGCTTTATCTGCGGCAGCATGACGGAGCAAAGGCATTGCAGTGGTTTGAGGATTCCATCGCAAAGGGTGAGAATGTTGCCTTTGCATATGGCGGCTGCGCCTTGGCATGCCTGCTGCTGCGGCAGCCGGAGCAAAGCCAGCAGTATTACGAACAGGCGGTCACCAACCGGATGGCTGACCTGGAGGGATTCCGGGAATATTATGCAGAGCTGCAGGACGCAGTGGAGCATCCTCTGGCAGGATGA
- a CDS encoding peptidoglycan-binding protein yields the protein VDSTLIGFLEQLYAALNCSKIIVSSGYRCTRHDRAVGGSGAGRHTMGMAADICCYGQDGKPIGSKYVACAAEELGINGIGLNCGGNHSYTHIDSRSAAAKWWGDESVKGYPSIKRINGSTSFYAYCGVSRQDCPYTAPDATIRYGSRGDGVRWLQYMLDAAGYDCGKIDGIAGVKTIAAIRAYQQEHGLAVDGLAGKKTVAALKGATT from the coding sequence GGTTGACAGCACGCTGATCGGCTTCCTGGAGCAGTTGTATGCCGCCTTGAATTGCTCCAAGATCATCGTATCATCCGGGTATCGATGCACCAGGCATGACAGGGCTGTGGGCGGCTCCGGTGCTGGGCGGCACACCATGGGCATGGCGGCGGATATCTGCTGTTATGGGCAGGACGGAAAGCCCATCGGGAGCAAGTATGTGGCGTGTGCAGCGGAGGAGCTGGGCATCAACGGGATCGGGCTGAACTGTGGGGGAAACCACAGCTACACCCACATCGACAGCCGGTCTGCCGCCGCAAAATGGTGGGGGGATGAATCCGTGAAGGGCTATCCCAGTATTAAACGGATCAACGGCAGCACGTCCTTCTACGCCTATTGCGGCGTGTCCCGGCAGGACTGCCCCTACACAGCGCCGGATGCTACCATCCGCTACGGTAGCCGGGGTGACGGTGTGCGGTGGCTCCAGTACATGCTGGATGCGGCAGGCTACGACTGCGGAAAAATCGACGGCATTGCAGGCGTGAAAACCATCGCTGCCATCCGGGCTTACCAGCAGGAGCATGGACTTGCCGTGGACGGACTGGCAGGCAAGAAAACAGTGGCGGCGTTGAAAGGAGCAACCACATGA
- a CDS encoding pyocin knob domain-containing protein yields the protein MIEILETDNVNLGRQKANTNFETIQTHLDSQENPHGVTAVQIGAVPVDSWGTVWDAGQDLNTILTPGVYAAPTNAIAAACSSLPEGYTASGQAFKLIVETTSTVNFLRQTLIGRTGVMYARTYNVSNAAFGTWEKYVTSAEFAALAARVAALEGTNSVDTTESEE from the coding sequence ATGATTGAGATTCTGGAAACCGATAACGTGAATCTGGGACGGCAGAAGGCAAACACCAATTTTGAAACGATCCAGACCCATCTGGACAGCCAGGAGAACCCACACGGGGTGACGGCGGTGCAGATCGGTGCTGTTCCGGTAGACAGCTGGGGCACAGTCTGGGATGCCGGACAAGACCTGAACACGATTCTGACACCCGGCGTTTATGCCGCACCTACAAACGCCATTGCGGCGGCATGCAGCAGCTTGCCGGAGGGATACACAGCAAGCGGACAGGCATTTAAATTGATTGTGGAAACCACATCTACGGTCAATTTTCTGCGGCAGACCCTGATCGGCAGAACCGGTGTCATGTATGCCCGGACGTACAACGTCAGCAATGCGGCGTTCGGCACATGGGAAAAATACGTCACATCCGCTGAATTTGCTGCATTGGCAGCCAGGGTGGCGGCGTTGGAGGGTACTAATAGCGTCGATACGACAGAAAGTGAGGAATAG
- a CDS encoding phage tail spike protein encodes SGKITEELNGQYELEMVLPIHEDSGWQYAIEFNVIKARGQPFRIYSKKNSMTERTVYARHIFYDLNGHFILSAHPTDLNGQEALEWIMDHTYTHRGTAGTAPKPPFRVHSDIPDKRTAYYEKMSPTSALLGAENSFVNRWGGELLRDGYDIYINERRGRQDAFRLRHGVNMVAVEESIDCSDYTPCVYWEATIRGVENAARGVAAYRQLTLPVQPMTFLKVTVDESITDDKEATNDALRQVQEYVAANCMPQVNYRVNVVDLRRMELYKNFVGLAEYSVGDTGTVYSEELGIWTSQQIVKSTIDAVTGEVQSIELGSLRKSIVSFAGLTASSYQFEQQRAEEAAKNTYGYLGTMLYTYERLKNTTYAELAGKVMVKYD; translated from the coding sequence ATCCGGAAAAATCACAGAGGAGCTGAACGGCCAGTATGAGCTGGAGATGGTACTGCCTATCCACGAAGACAGCGGCTGGCAGTATGCGATCGAGTTTAACGTCATCAAGGCACGAGGGCAGCCCTTCCGGATCTATTCCAAGAAAAACAGCATGACGGAGCGGACGGTGTATGCCCGGCACATATTCTACGATCTGAACGGGCATTTCATCCTGTCTGCCCATCCAACTGATCTGAACGGGCAGGAAGCCCTGGAGTGGATCATGGACCACACCTACACCCACCGGGGCACGGCTGGAACAGCCCCCAAGCCGCCCTTCCGGGTGCATTCGGATATCCCGGACAAGCGCACTGCTTATTACGAGAAAATGTCCCCAACATCTGCGCTGCTGGGGGCTGAAAACAGCTTTGTGAATCGCTGGGGCGGGGAGCTGCTGCGGGACGGGTACGACATTTACATCAACGAACGCCGGGGCAGGCAGGACGCATTCCGGCTGCGACACGGTGTGAACATGGTGGCGGTGGAAGAATCCATTGACTGTAGTGACTATACCCCATGTGTCTATTGGGAGGCCACCATCCGGGGCGTTGAGAATGCAGCCAGGGGCGTTGCCGCATACCGGCAGCTGACCCTTCCGGTGCAGCCCATGACATTTCTGAAGGTGACAGTGGATGAATCCATTACGGACGACAAAGAAGCTACCAACGACGCCCTGCGGCAGGTGCAGGAGTATGTGGCGGCAAATTGCATGCCACAGGTGAACTACCGGGTGAATGTGGTGGATCTTCGGCGCATGGAGCTGTACAAGAATTTTGTGGGGCTGGCTGAGTACAGTGTTGGCGATACCGGCACAGTATACTCGGAGGAGCTTGGCATATGGACTAGCCAGCAGATCGTCAAAAGCACCATAGATGCAGTCACCGGAGAGGTGCAGTCCATCGAGCTGGGCAGCCTGCGGAAATCCATCGTGTCCTTTGCTGGGCTGACAGCGTCCTCCTACCAGTTTGAGCAGCAGCGGGCTGAAGAAGCGGCGAAGAACACCTACGGCTATCTGGGCACCATGCTGTACACCTATGAACGATTGAAAAATACGACGTACGCAGAACTTGCGGGAAAGGTGATGGTGAAATATGATTGA
- a CDS encoding type I restriction enzyme subunit R domain-containing protein, which yields MLSQGKHKNLSFFAFTATPKGKTLEIFGEPQPDGSFHPFHIYSMRQAIEEGFILDVLANYTTYKMCYQIAKNVPDNPDVPTSKAVRTIRRYEELHPHNLAQKAAIIVETFRDVTKHKIGGLGKMMVVTASRLAAVRYYHEIKRYLEQNDYDDIEIMIAFSGSLKDPDDPNSPEYTESSMNVDSNGNRVKESQTKSVFHDEGDILIVAEKYQTGFDEPLLHTMIVDKELRDVKAVQTLSRLNRTYPGKVDTYVLDFVNDVDRIREAFQQFYQETSLDEEINFDLIYTTQKILRDFKVYTDADIEAVSQIYFDPDVRKANATQGKISNILKPVADKYNQLNQEQRYQFRREVRAFVKWYNYISQITRMFDKELHKEYILCSYLAKLLPSDKTQPFDLDNRVKLEYYRLEKTYEGAIELEATPGSWKPTQPKRAGGQKDRLSPLDEIIARINEEFFGDFTDADRVMVDTLYTKMRQDAKVKKAAKSNDRQVYERSIFPGIFDTTAQQAYMENTEAYEQLFLDAEKYRIIQQALAERLYRELHGDSK from the coding sequence ATGCTCAGTCAGGGCAAGCACAAGAATTTGAGCTTCTTCGCTTTCACGGCCACACCAAAGGGCAAGACCCTCGAAATTTTTGGTGAACCGCAGCCGGACGGCTCTTTCCATCCTTTCCACATCTATTCAATGCGGCAGGCTATTGAGGAAGGCTTTATCCTGGATGTGCTGGCGAACTATACCACCTATAAGATGTGCTATCAGATTGCAAAGAACGTACCGGACAACCCGGATGTTCCGACTTCCAAAGCCGTGCGTACCATTCGCCGCTACGAGGAGCTGCACCCACATAATCTCGCACAGAAAGCGGCCATCATCGTGGAAACCTTCCGCGATGTTACCAAGCACAAGATCGGCGGCCTCGGAAAGATGATGGTTGTCACCGCATCCCGTCTTGCGGCTGTCCGTTACTACCATGAAATCAAGCGGTATCTGGAGCAGAACGATTATGACGATATCGAGATTATGATTGCGTTCAGCGGAAGCCTGAAAGACCCGGATGACCCCAACAGCCCGGAATACACCGAAAGCTCCATGAACGTGGACAGCAACGGAAACCGCGTCAAAGAGAGCCAGACAAAGAGCGTATTCCACGATGAAGGCGATATCCTTATCGTTGCCGAGAAGTATCAGACGGGTTTTGATGAGCCTCTCCTGCACACCATGATCGTGGATAAGGAACTGCGCGATGTAAAAGCCGTTCAGACATTGAGCCGTCTGAACAGAACTTATCCCGGCAAGGTGGATACCTATGTCCTTGACTTCGTGAATGATGTTGACCGCATCCGCGAGGCGTTTCAGCAGTTCTATCAGGAAACGAGCCTTGACGAAGAAATCAACTTTGACCTTATTTACACCACGCAGAAAATCCTGCGCGACTTTAAAGTTTATACGGATGCTGATATTGAAGCGGTATCACAGATTTACTTCGATCCCGATGTCCGTAAGGCGAATGCGACACAGGGCAAAATCTCCAATATCCTCAAACCTGTCGCGGACAAGTACAATCAGCTTAATCAGGAACAGCGGTATCAGTTCCGCAGAGAAGTCCGTGCATTCGTGAAATGGTATAACTACATTTCGCAGATTACAAGGATGTTCGATAAGGAACTTCATAAGGAATACATTCTCTGCTCTTACCTTGCCAAGCTGCTCCCGTCCGACAAGACGCAGCCGTTTGACCTCGACAACCGCGTGAAACTGGAATACTACCGCCTTGAAAAGACTTATGAAGGAGCGATTGAGCTGGAGGCTACTCCCGGCTCCTGGAAGCCAACTCAACCGAAACGCGCCGGAGGACAGAAAGACAGACTTAGTCCGCTCGATGAGATCATTGCCAGAATCAACGAAGAATTCTTTGGTGACTTCACAGATGCTGACCGCGTTATGGTGGATACTCTTTATACAAAAATGCGCCAGGATGCAAAAGTCAAAAAAGCTGCTAAAAGCAATGATCGGCAAGTTTATGAGCGAAGTATTTTCCCCGGTATCTTTGACACAACCGCACAGCAGGCTTATATGGAAAACACGGAGGCTTATGAGCAGTTGTTCCTTGATGCCGAGAAATATCGCATCATCCAGCAGGCGCTTGCCGAGCGGCTCTATCGCGAACTGCACGGAGACTCAAAATAA
- a CDS encoding YfhO family protein, producing the protein MNNKWIRGLLPPVVMLLIFSIFYTVCGIAPFGTKSIAWCDMEQQVIPLMLDLRHVLTGDGSMFYTGGNAGGMNMWGVYFFFVASPFSLLVCLVQESQMLTLMNLLVMLKLAVAAWSAGWYLRRRYPALRTSWMLLLSLTYGLCGYGLLYYQNLVWLDLLYLFPLLMLSLDALIRDGKMLGYICACSACVAVLYYLGFSIGIFLILYVGLQYYFMSDQTRRRQIAFRFVYASACALLITAVIWLPSLLQVMDSGRVGTTMEKLRETLVFKSIGDKIALLMCTTICLVPLFFLFGKRRASVTPHTKWMYMLMLIPVLLEPVNLLWHTGSYQCYPLRYGYITVLLGLSLVAEILTAQPAPPPAQGRGHIRAAYAMVGILIALTVSIVILCTQWYNTICSYTDTLWHSVASFFLLLIPASIALFGYYCGIRFYREGLLSQRILTVSLSLLFALESGLNLSVYIARPAVEDTLYAQTLSLSELADDPDYYRVRMERKYSHVNMIGAIGYNTIGHYTSLTASRTMQMMKKMGYSSYWMEIGTTGGTVLSDAILANRYIFGLEDEFAPWQTLTTTTDCGLSLAKNQLCMPVGTVQSGDPALLNGITGNDRIADQKALARAWFGTDSMITSYEPTKESHAAYEYANGKHNVNIVGESADHSISYSFFVSGRQALYFDLFDTCEGAPIVSDTYESVAVSINGHFVTLDYPEKKSNGLLELGVMENQNVTVRVVLRHNISVSSMGVFGIDLDGMERALEQVNGAYVTDSGNDITASCTADGPSYLYLAIPWDPGFTATVNGKPCEIQTIDGCFMAIPVEPGENQIQLHFVPRGFRFALGITIAGALAAAGYLVIRRIRRKKPPFAPEWMCRLMQAVFWCVLVVFYACTMIINIF; encoded by the coding sequence ATGAACAATAAATGGATACGCGGGCTGCTCCCCCCGGTGGTGATGCTGCTGATTTTCAGCATCTTCTACACCGTCTGCGGCATTGCCCCCTTCGGCACCAAAAGCATTGCCTGGTGCGACATGGAGCAGCAGGTCATCCCCCTGATGCTGGACCTGCGGCATGTACTCACCGGAGACGGCAGTATGTTCTACACCGGAGGAAACGCCGGAGGCATGAATATGTGGGGGGTCTACTTCTTCTTTGTGGCAAGCCCCTTCTCCCTGCTGGTATGCCTGGTGCAGGAATCCCAGATGCTCACTCTGATGAATCTGCTGGTGATGCTGAAGCTGGCGGTTGCCGCCTGGAGCGCCGGCTGGTATCTGCGGCGTCGGTATCCCGCTCTGCGCACCTCCTGGATGCTGCTGCTGAGCCTGACCTACGGGCTATGCGGCTACGGATTGCTGTATTATCAAAACCTGGTGTGGCTGGATCTGCTGTACCTGTTTCCCCTGCTGATGCTCTCTCTGGACGCTCTCATCCGGGACGGAAAAATGCTGGGGTATATCTGCGCATGCAGTGCCTGTGTAGCGGTGCTGTACTATCTGGGTTTCAGCATCGGCATATTCCTTATATTATATGTAGGGCTGCAGTATTACTTCATGTCCGATCAGACACGGCGGCGGCAGATCGCCTTCCGGTTCGTGTACGCCAGCGCATGCGCCCTGCTGATCACGGCTGTGATCTGGCTCCCCTCCCTGCTACAGGTCATGGACTCCGGCAGAGTGGGCACCACCATGGAGAAGCTCCGGGAGACTTTGGTGTTCAAAAGCATCGGGGACAAGATCGCCCTGCTCATGTGTACCACCATCTGCCTGGTGCCTCTGTTTTTCCTGTTCGGCAAGCGCCGGGCATCCGTCACGCCCCACACCAAGTGGATGTATATGCTCATGCTGATCCCGGTACTGCTGGAGCCGGTGAATCTGCTCTGGCACACGGGCAGCTACCAGTGCTATCCCCTCCGGTACGGGTATATCACCGTGCTGCTGGGTCTGAGCCTGGTAGCGGAGATCCTCACCGCCCAGCCGGCGCCGCCCCCTGCCCAGGGGCGGGGACACATCCGGGCTGCTTATGCCATGGTGGGGATTCTGATTGCTCTGACCGTATCCATCGTGATCCTGTGCACCCAGTGGTACAACACCATATGCAGCTACACGGACACCCTTTGGCACAGTGTGGCATCCTTCTTCCTGCTGCTGATCCCTGCATCCATTGCCCTGTTCGGCTACTACTGCGGCATCCGGTTCTACCGGGAGGGACTCCTGTCCCAGCGGATCCTTACCGTGTCCCTGTCCCTGCTGTTCGCCCTGGAAAGCGGACTGAATCTGTCGGTGTACATTGCCCGTCCCGCTGTGGAGGATACCCTCTACGCCCAGACTCTGAGCCTGTCGGAGCTCGCCGATGACCCGGATTATTACCGGGTGCGGATGGAGCGGAAGTACAGCCATGTAAATATGATCGGTGCCATTGGATACAATACCATCGGGCACTACACCTCTCTGACTGCCTCCCGTACCATGCAGATGATGAAGAAGATGGGGTACAGCTCCTACTGGATGGAGATTGGCACCACCGGCGGCACAGTGCTGTCGGATGCCATTCTCGCCAACCGGTATATTTTCGGTCTGGAGGATGAGTTTGCCCCCTGGCAGACCCTTACCACCACCACAGACTGCGGCTTGAGCCTGGCAAAAAACCAGCTTTGCATGCCCGTAGGTACGGTGCAGTCCGGCGATCCCGCCCTGCTGAACGGTATCACAGGCAATGACCGGATCGCTGACCAGAAGGCGCTGGCAAGGGCGTGGTTTGGCACGGACAGCATGATCACCAGCTACGAGCCTACGAAGGAGAGCCACGCCGCCTATGAGTATGCGAACGGCAAGCACAATGTAAATATCGTGGGCGAAAGCGCCGATCACTCCATTTCCTACAGCTTTTTCGTTTCCGGCAGACAGGCACTGTACTTTGACCTGTTCGACACCTGCGAGGGTGCGCCCATTGTATCCGATACCTACGAATCCGTGGCGGTCAGCATCAACGGCCATTTCGTGACCCTGGATTATCCGGAAAAGAAAAGCAACGGCTTGCTGGAGCTTGGGGTGATGGAGAATCAGAACGTCACCGTCCGGGTGGTACTGCGGCACAATATCTCCGTATCCTCCATGGGGGTATTCGGCATCGACCTGGATGGTATGGAACGGGCGCTGGAGCAGGTCAACGGTGCCTATGTAACGGACTCCGGCAATGACATTACCGCATCCTGCACAGCGGACGGCCCCTCCTACCTGTACCTGGCGATTCCCTGGGATCCGGGCTTCACCGCCACCGTCAACGGCAAGCCCTGTGAGATCCAGACCATTGACGGCTGCTTTATGGCAATTCCCGTAGAGCCAGGCGAGAATCAGATCCAACTGCATTTCGTGCCACGAGGCTTCCGCTTCGCCCTGGGCATCACCATAGCCGGTGCGCTGGCTGCCGCCGGGTATCTGGTGATCCGGCGGATCCGCCGGAAAAAACCGCCCTTTGCGCCGGAATGGATGTGCAGACTCATGCAGGCAGTGTTCTGGTGCGTGCTGGTGGTATTCTACGCCTGCACCATGATCATCAACATATTCTGA